AAAGCAGGTAGTAGCAGTAAATGCCAGTCGGGAATAAACTTGTACCAGATGGCCAGTAGAATAAACAACCCCAGTGATACCAGAAAATCGACCAGACTAATGGCAATTGAACTTAAGGGCATAATCAACCTTGGGAAGTATACCTTCGTGACCAGGTTTGAATTAAGGGTTACGCTATTACTGATCTGGGTAAATGCAGTCGAGAAAAATGTCCAGACCGTAATGCCGCCCAATACCATCAGCGGATACGGAATACCCGGATCGGGTGGCAGTTTGGCAATCTTGCTGAAAACGAATACCATGATCAGCATAGTGGTCAATGGGCGAATAAGCCCCCAGGCCGTGCCAAGTGCTGTTTGTTTATAACGAACCGTTACGTCGCGCATCGACAGGATGTAAAGCAACTCACGGTTTCGCCACAGATCCCGCCAATAATGCCGTTCCGAACGACCTGGCTGGATAACAACTTCGTGTGTTTTCAAAACGAATACTGGTTTATAGGTCTCGATGAGACAGTTATAAAGGGGTATTGGTCACTGCTTCAGCGTAACGTCTTATTCTTTCATAATTGAGCGGTAAGTTTCCCGCACGAAAATGATCACAATCGAAAGGATCAGCGTCAAGGCAATACCAACCTGAAGTCCCTGTGTTTTGATAACTTCACGGTATAATGGATAGGCAACCGGCTCGATAACTGTAAACAATGGTGTTTCCCGAATCAGCGATAAGCGCATGTTATCGGCACTCTGAAGCGCCTGATAATATAGACCGGATAAGAAGCTTGAATTACGGGTCAACTTACTCTCTTTCAGTTTGGCCTGTGCTACCACAACCTGCTGATTCTGGTCCATGTACTGAGCCAGTTGGTTCTCAGTCCCTGTTATGATTTTGGCTAGTGAGTCGGCTCGTTGTTCGAGCATCTCATACATCTCCCGGGTTTTCTTGGTTTGCTTCTTCTGATAGTCTTCCTCAATGGTTTTCAAGTGCGTGTTCAAGAAGGTAGCTGTCAGCTTTTCGTCTTCCATGAAGCACTCCAATTGCATGAATGAGGATTTACGCTCAGGCTGTTTAATCGCCATTTCACCTTCGATCCGTCCACAGATACCAGCCATCACGATCTGTTCCATTTTCGTGTACTGATCTGGCGTTTTGGCTTTCTTAAAATAAAAAGCTCGTAAGGAGTCATTATCCTCCCACTCTTTATCGCGGATGCCACTATGACGGATGTAGTAGTTAACCAGCAGCGTGTCTTTGCCATTGATCGTATCCGTTTTCATCAGGGTCTTTTCCAGCACAGGCCGAGATGTAGCGTAAATCAGGAAGTTGTCGCCCACGAAGATATTGGCATCAGGAGCTCCTGACGATAAGCCAAACGCACTGGCCAACTGTCCTAAATCGCCACCAAAACTACTGCTGGATGAGCCGCCACCGAGGTTAAACATAATGCTGCCCGTATAAACGATCCGGGGTTTGTGCATCATGTCGTAGATAAAGCCGGAAATGCCGCCAATAGCAACCAGAATAACAAGCAGTTTCCAGTTACGATAAAAAACGTTCTTTACGGCCAACACCCGTAAAACGACCGATTTAGGTGAAATTTCATCGGGAGGCAACGGGCGACTCACGATGACGTTTGGATCTGTATTTGTTTTATTTGTAGGGTTCATACGTAGACTCCTGACTTAGTTTCCGACCCGGGATAAGGCAATAATCAACCCAATGACACTAAGTAATGATGAAATGGTACCGGCGGTTGAACTGAGTATCTGCTGCGGGGTTAGTGGCGTTGCCGTCCGTTTTGGAACTACAATTTCCGCGCCGGGCTCCACTCGTGGATAAACATTAAAGAACATAAATTTCCGGGTACGATCAACCGAGCCGTTGGCATACACGACGAACGATTTCCGGCGCTGCGATTTTGAGGTGAATCCACCTGTTTGCGAAATGTAATCCTGGAATGTCTGTCCGGCACGGTATTTAACCGTATTGGGCAATTGTACTTCGCCCTGGATTCGCACGGTTTCAAGCAGTTTCGGAATGCGAAGGGTATCTCCTTCCTGAACCAGAATATCTTCGCTTGAGCCAGGCTTCGCCAGAATTTTCTTTAGATTGATACCAATTGACTCCGAAGAAGTTGGGGATTGTACTTCCGTTTCAACAACCGTTTTAGAAGCATTATCACCTACTTCCTGGATGGCGCGTTGCTTCCGCTGAAGCTCATCTGAGCTAAGCCGCACAGGGCGAACCAGCGTGGCTCCTTCAACATAGGCTTGTGGGGTTAAACCACCTGATTGAAACACCAGATCCGAAATTTTCATGTCTTTGCTGCGAATTGCATACGGGCCAGGCATAATTACCTCACCGACAACAGCCGCATAGGTTTGTTCGAGGTAATTGGGCGAACGGCGCACGATGATCTGATCGAAAGGTTCAAGAACGAAGTTCCGGTTCGCATCGTTGGACAGGGTCAGATCCCGGTTGACATTGAATCGGTAGATATCGGCAATCTGAGCCGTTGGGGATTTCGGATCAACGTCTTTTTTACGCCGTACTACCTCCACAACCGAGTAAGCGGCCGACTCCTTCAGACCACCCGTTTTGACCAGCACATCGTTCAATGTCATATTGGCCATGTAAGGCATGCCGGGGTCAGGTTTGTTCAATTCACCGATGGCCGATATGGTAGCTTGCTGAGCCAGTTCGAAGCGTGAAGGAACGATGACCTGATCTTCGCGCTGAAGCGGGATATCAGGATCAGTGCCTGCCAGGATATTTGCCAGATTTATCGACAGGTTTTCAACCGCTAAATCTTCGCGGGTACGTACAATATTCACTCGACCTGTAAAGGCATCACCGCGTATTCCTTCAGCTGATTTGATAAGATCTTTCAGTGTTTTGTTGTTATCGAGCGAGTATTCTCCAGGGCGGAAAACAGCTCCTTCAATCGTGATCTTGTTTTCAAAACGGTTCAGAACCCGTTCGACCGACACAACATCACCATCCTGCATAACAAACGTCTTGAATTCTGGGGCTGTAACGTCGGTTACTTTCAGTTCTCGGTCGGTTACCCGTGTAACTTTTAAGCGGCCTTTATAGGCATTGGCTGTAAAATCACCCGCATAGAAAAGCAGTCTGTCGAGTGTTTCGCCGGGTAGCATTTCAAAAATGTTGGATCGTTTAACAGCTCCACCAATTTCAATCCGTTCAATGAATGTAGTGAAGCGAATATTGTCATTATCCTGCAAACGGAGGTCGTTTTGCTGAATACCATTCAGCAGGTAATCGTATAGATCGAGCGTGGCCACAATGCGGTTATTGCGGATGAGTTGAACCTTCCGATACGAGCCAATATCATTGGGCCCACCGGCCTGATAGATAGCGTTCATGACCGTCGACAGACCCGACATGGTATAAGTGCCTGGGCGAACGGCATCGCCGGTAACGGTGACCCGAATGCTGCGAATAGACCCAAGCGATACTTCCAGGAATGTATTCTGTGCCCCATAGGATGAATTCCGAAGCCCTACAAACTTCGTTGCCATCCGGCTAATCAGCCGTTCTTTCGCTTTCTCGACTGATAGGCCGGAGACGAAAATAGGGCCAATACCCGTCTGTTGCGCGATGTAAACAAATCCTTCGGGGGATACTTTCTGGGAGTAATCGCCTTCTGAATAGCCGTACATCCGGATATTTAATTCATCGCCAGGGCCGACAATATAGTTGCGGGGTGTGGCGATATTGATATTGGGTTGGAAGGTTGCCGCCATCGCTGGATCGTTGAACAGCGAGTATCCAAACAGTTTCTGCCGACGCTCTTCCTGTTCACGGCGCTGCGCTTGTTTTATACGCTCTTCGGCAAGTTCTTCATCGGTTGCAGGGGCACTTTCCGAATTGGTGTCCTGTTTGTCGAACTGCTGATTGCCATTAGTACCATTAGGTGTGTTCGTTGTGTTCCCATTATTACCCGTACGGGATTGTTGGGCAGGGGTAGGATTACCTGTTCGGCCATTGGTTGCGTTTTGCCCCCGCTGGTTGAGTTGTTGCTGAACATTTGCTGGTAGGTTAGCCGGATTCACTCCCGATGGAAGCGCTGTCCCTCTGCCAGGAGCTGCTGGGTTAGCAGAACTTGGTGCAGCGGGGGCCGCTCCTGGTGAAGGGGCCACTTGAGCCTGAGTTGTCAATCCCACTAAGAGAACCAGCAAACCAGTAAAAAAGATAGTCAATTGACGGGGTAAACGGCTGGCGCCGAAAAGAAAAAAATTCAGTGGGAACACGTGAATAATTCTTGAATTTTGCATATTTTTAAGAAGTCGAACAAATTGCAAGCAACGCCGACTAAGACCAGTAGTTAACGAACAATTTATTCGTGTAGTACGCAGGATAGTTTAGCTGGCAAAGTAAGCGAACTTTTGTTGGATTTTAAACAGTTTCCTTTTGAATGGTAAGTTTTATACCTCTTGCTATACATGGTATAATTTTTCCGATGTACTGGAAGAGCGATACAAAACTACTACTTTTTTAGTTAATCCATTAACCTAACATGGCAGAATCTCTGAACCAGCCGGTTCAATACAATGAAGACAGCATCCGCTCGCTGGATTGGCGTGAGCACATTCGCCTGCGACCAGGCATGTATATTGGTAAATTAGGCGACGGATCGGCTGCCGACGATGGCATCTACGTTCTCCTGAAAGAAACGATTGATAACTGCATTGACGAACACGTAATGGGCTTCGGTAAAACGATCGAGGTACGGGTAACCGATCATCGGGTAGAAGTACGCGACTTCGGCCGGGGTATTCCCCTCGGAAAAGTGGTCGAGGTAGTGTCGAAGATCAATACCGGGGGTAAATACGACTCTGGGGCGTTTCAGAAATCGGTAGGACTCAATGGAGTAGGTACTAAAGCCGTGAATGCCTTGTCCACCTATTTCCGGGTGCAGTCGTTCCGCGAAGGCCGAACCGTATGGGCGGAATTTGAACGTGGCGAGCTAAAACAACAGGGTGAGGAAGTTTCGTCTGAGCGTAATGGTACGCTGATATGCTTTGAACCCGATGATACTGTCTTCAAGCATTTTCACTATATCCCGCAGTTTCTGGAAAATATGATCTGGAACTACTGCTACCTGAATGCGGGTCTGACCATCGTTTTCAACAAGCAGAAATATATTTCTCAGAACGGCCTTCTCGATCTGCTTCGGAATAAAACCGATGAAGATTCCCTGCGCTATCCGATTATACATCTCAAGGGGCATGATATCGAAATCGCACTTACTCACGGCAATCAATATGGCGAAGAGTATTACTCTTTTGTTAACGGACAGAATACGACCCAGCATGGTACGCACCTCAATTCCCTGAAAGAAGCTGTCGTTGAAACGATCCGTAAACATTACGACAAAAACTACGAAACCACTGATATTAGGGCTAGTATCATAGCCGCTATCAGTATTCGGGTTCAGGAGCCCGTGTTTGAGTCACAGACGAAGACCAAGTTAGGGTCGGTCAACATGTCACCTGAGCCAAATGCCCAATCGGTTCGTTCATTTGTAAGCGATTTTGTGAAAGAACGCCTGGACGATTACCTCCATATTAACCCATCGGTACGCGATGCACTCAAAAAGCGAATCGAACAGTCGGAACGGGAACGCAAGGAACTCGCTGGTATCAAGAAACTGGCCAATGATCGTGCCAAAAAGGCAAGTTTGCACAACAAAAAACTGCGCGATTGTCGAAACCACCTGTCCGACCCGAAAGCGGAAGATCGCTATCAGACTACTCTGTTCATCACGGAGGGCGACTCGGCCAGTGGGTCTATCACAAAATCGCGGAATGTGCAGGCTCAGGCTGTTTTTAGTTTACGGGGTAAGCCATTGAACTGCTTCGGTTTAACCAAGAAAGTGGTATACGAAAATGAGGAGTTTAACCTGCTTCAGCACGCACTGGATATAGAAGATGGCCTGGAAGGGCTGCGGTATAATCGTATTGTGATTGCTACCGACGCTGATGTCGATGGCATGCACATTCGACTATTAATGCTGACCTTCTTCCTCCAGTTCTTTCCTGATCTGGTCCGAAATGGACACCTCTATATATTAGAGACGCCCTTGTTTCGGGTTCGGAATCCGAAAAACCATAAGGAGACAACTTACTGCTATTCGGACGAGGAAAAGCAAAAAGCTATTGACAAGCTGACTAAGGGAGGCAAAAAGGTCGAAATTACCCGATTTAAGGGCCTGGGGGAGATATCGCCAGAGGAGTTTGGGTTATTCATCGGCGAAAATATGCGGTTAGAGCCTGTTATTATGGAAAAAGAAACATCCATTCCCAAACTGCTCAGCTACTTCATGGGTAAGAATACCCCCGAACGGCAGCGGTTCATCATCGATAACCTGCGTATTGAAAAAGATGTTGAAGAAGCTGCCTTGGTTGCCTAGGTTAGTTTGATAAAAGCAACCGTTAATCAGTAAATTGTAAGCCATCCCACATTTGGGAGACTCTGTATTTAGTACCTCCTTACTCCGCTTTGAGCATTGCCTACGCGCCAGAGCCAGTAAGGAGGTCTTTTTTTGTTCATAGTCTATGTGATACCTATAACGGCAGGTAGGCTATGGACTTACAAATAGTCGACAGACGCCTATCGAAAGAAGCTATACACGATGCAAACCTGACACTATGCTTGCTCTACCAATAACTTAAAATCTCAGCGTCATTATTAATTAATATACTTGTTATATATGATTTACTTAGCATGTAATATAAAAATAAAATAATGAAATAATACAATTATTCGGTTTTAATTCTGTTTGATGGATTCTTGGTAATGTCCTATTGGTATATAGATATTGATAATAGTAGCTGCACAGATATAATTCTTTTCTTGATTTTTTATTTTTGATTCAATAAAAAATATCAAAATATTATATCGTATAAAATTCTGTGTTAACTATTATTTTCGTTAATACTTAAGTATGGCAATTCGTTGCTGTATCGAATAAGTGCAAGTGCTTATGTGTGGAAAATTTTAATATATATTAAACTATATTCAATTTGTCCAATTAACTTTGGAATTAATATCTATTTAATCTTCAAACTATGCTTAGATCTTTATTAAGTATCTTGTTATTCATTGTAACAAGTAGTTACCTGTATGCTCAGACAACAGTCCGAGGTACGATAACTTCGTCACAGGATGGAAGTGCGCTACCAGGAGTTAGTGTAGTGGTTAAAGGCACCTCAGTCGGAACCATCACGGATAAAGAGGGGAAATTCTCAGTTAACGTCCCTCAAAAATCCTCTACGCTCGTTGTAAGCTTTATTGGCTTTACAACGCAGGAAGTTGAGGTAGCCAACAAAACAAACGTCACGATCTCGCTGGTAGAGGAAGGCCGGTACCTGAATGAAGTCATGGTAGTGGGTTACGGAACGGTAAACAAAGAAACGCACGTTGGTGCGTCCAGCCAGATTAACGCCAATGCCATTGCCAATCGCCAGAATTCCAACGCATTGAACTCCGTAATTGGAGCGGCTCCAGGTGTTCAGGCTACTCAGTCGGGAGGGGCACCTGGCTCAGCGCCATCCATTCGGGTGCGGGGCTTTGGCTCGATCTCAACATCCAACGAAGCGTTGTATGTTGTTGACGGTGTACCTTATAATCTGAGTACGTCGAACATCAATCCAGATGACATTGAGTCGATTAGCATACTGAAAGACGCTTCGACTACAGCTATTTACGGATCGCGGGGGCCAACGGGGTTGTGATGATTACCACGAAGAAAGGTAAAAATAATCGTAGTAATTTAACCTTTAATGCATCGGTTGGTGGTATTTCACGGGGATTGCCTGAGTACGAAACCGTTTCTGCTCAGGAATACTATCCATTAATGTGGGAAGTTTACCGCAATTCGCTTCAATACGGCTCTTTGAAAATTCCGCAGGATGTAGCCAGCAGTATAGCCTCAGGTATTACTACAACGTATAATGGTAGAAATTATACCGGTATTACGGATCAGTTGAAATATAATCCATTCAACGTGCCTGATAACCAGTTGGTCGATGTAAATGGAGCCCTTAATCCAGCTGCTCAATTACGATATCCAGAAGATTTGAGCTGGGTGAATGCCATACAGCAGGGAGGTAAAAGTCGCCAGAATTACAGCATTTCGTATGATGGCGGTACGGCTAAGTCAGACTATTTTGTTTCGGTAGGGTATACCAAAGAGCAGGGATATCTGTTAAAATCAGATTTTGAACGGTTTACGGGCCGTATCAATGTAAATACCCAGGCTACAAAATGGTTTAAAACCGGCTTTAACCTTACCGGAACGTATAGCAATGCGAACACCGATGTTGCCAGCGACGGAGGTACTTCATTTGTGAATCCGTTCTACATTTCTCGTTTTATTGCTCCTATCTACCCTGTTCATAAGCACGATCCAGCTACGGGGGCTTATATTCTGGATGAGAACGGTAATCAGATCTATGACATGGGCGATGTACGGCCCTACGCTAGTGGCCGACATGCCATATGGGAAAACCTGTTGAATAACCGAAAACAGGTTCGCGGTATTATCAGTGGTCGAACATACGCTTCGGTTAATCTATTCCCTGGCTTCAAAGCAACATCGAACGTTGGTCTGGATTTACAGGATACCCAGTTCCGTACGTTTGAAAACCCAATCGTTGGTGATGGCGCCCCAGCAGGCCGTGCCGGTAACAACTTTTACCGGACGACGGCAATAACCTTTAACCAATTGCTGGAATACGATAAATCGTTTGGTAAGCATAATCTGAACTTACTGGCTGGTCATGAGAATTACTCTTATAAATACAATTCATTTACGGGCTCTCGCTCGGGTGTTATTGTAGATGGCATCACGGAGCTGGTCAACTTCGCGTCGGTGCTGGGAGTTTCGTCTTTCGAGGACAACTACACGATCGAAAGCTTCTTTGGCAGAGCGAATTACGATTTTGACAAAAAGTATATTCTGAGCGCCACAATTCGGAGAGATGGTAATTCCAGATTCTATAAAGATGTTCGCTGGGCTACTTTTGGATCGGTTGGAGCCGCTTACAACCTGGAAAAGGAAAAATTCTTCCAGGTACCCTGGATTGACCTGTTGAAAGTTCGGGCTTCGTATGGTATCGTCGGTAACGAAAATTTGGGTGATGTCATAGGCTATTATCCTTATCAATCTTTATATACACTTGGCCGGAACAATAATGCTGAGCCAGGCTTTACCCAAGCTTCGCTACCGAATAATGCATTGACCTGGGAAACTGGTAAAAATTTCGATTTGGGGATTGATTTCAGTCTATTTAGAAGCCGTGTATCAGGTAGTGTAGAGTATTTTAACCGGGTTACAGACGGGCTGATTTTTAATGTGCCTCTGGCGTTGTCAAACGGTGGAACGTATAGTGATGGTGGCTTCAAAATTCCAAGTAACATTGGAAACCTGTATAACCGAGGGTTAGAGATCCAGTTGAATGGGGATGTTGTCAGAACGCCAGATTTCAAATACTCAGTTACCCTGAACTGGACAACTTATAAGAACCAGATCACGAAAATGCCGGATAACCAGCAACTGATTATAAGTGGTACGAAAGGGTACAGTGTAGGCCGTTCGATTTACGACTTTTACATGCGCGAGTTTTATGGCGTAGATGCTGAAACAGGTAATTCGCTGTACAGAACAAATATCCTGACGGCTAATGGTAAAGTCATTGGCGCTGATACCGTAACCACTGTTCTTTCGGAAGCCAATCTTCGCTATACAGGCTATTCATCCATACCTAAATTTTTTGGTTCGATGAACCATAACCTTTCATACAAAGGTCTGTCGCTGAGTGTTTTATTGACTTATCAGGTTGGTGGGAAAGTATATGATGGTGCTTATGCTTCCCTGATGCATGGTGGTACATATGGCACGGCTATGCACAAAGATGCGTTCCGGCGCTGGCAAAAGCAGGGGGATATTACAGACGTTCCCCGCCTTGATAATGGGAATATCACTAACCTGACTGGGCAAAGCACTCGCTACCTTACGGATGCCTCCTTCCTGCAGATTAACAACATTACCTTGAGTTACGCAATTCCCACCCTGTTGCTCAATAAGATCAGTGCTAAATCGGCTAGTGTTTATGTTTCTGGCGAAAACCTGGGCTTATTCTCCGCTCGGGTCGGCATGAACGTAACCGGTGCGTTCAACGGTACTGTCGATAATACTTACAACTTCAACCGGGTAATATCGGTCGGTGCGAGACTCGGCTTTTAACCTAAAAGACTTAAACGATTTTTTGACAATGAAGAAATACATCATAAAAGGAGTGTTGGGAATAGCTATCGCCTTCTCACTCTTCGGTTGTGAACAAGAGTTCCTGGAAACAACACCTACCAATCAGGTTTCGACAGCGGATGCGTTCACAACAACCAAAAATGCCTGGGCAGCCTTAAATGGTATCCACCGGATCATGTACTCCCAGATTTTTGGCGTTCAGGCGCAGGGAGGCCAGTCGGGTAATATGTTGTATATGGATATCATGGGCGAAGATTTGGTCTTTCCAAATGTGTCGAACTCCTGGCTCCGTGACGAATACAAGTGGATTACTCACAGAACCGCAACGAGTTCTATTGTGTACTACAATTATGAATTTTACTACGTAATTATCGGTAACGCCAACATGATTATCAATAATATTGATAATGCATCAGGAACGGAAGCCGATAAAAAAGCGATTAAAGCGGAAGCATTGACTTACCGGGCATGGGCCTATTTCCAAATGGTTCAATTATTTGGTGAGCGCTTTATAGCCGGTGCGGCTAACGATGGTCTGGGTGTGCCTTTAGTACTGGAGGCCAAAACAACGCCAACACCACGGGCAAAAGTGTCGGAAGTATACACGCAGATCAATAAAGACATCGATCAGGCAATCAGTCTGTTTACAGGCTATACGCGTACCAATAAGTCGCATTTCGATATAAGCGTTGCCAAAGGCATCAAAGCCCGGATTGCCCTTACACAACAGGACTATACTACGGCAGCACAAATGGCAAAAGAGGCCCGTACAGGATATTCGCTTATGTCGAACTCGCAGTACCTGGAAGGCTTCAATGACTATACCAACCCTGAGTGGATGTGGGCTTCCCGGATTGTGGCAGATCAAACGAACTATTTCTATTCGTTCTTCGCCTACATGTCGATAAATTATAGCTCGACTGCCATTCGCTCTACCCCGAAAGTGATGTTTTCGGCGCTGTACAGCAAAATCAGAGCGACTGACGTCCGTAAAAAACTATGGGATTCGACAGGAACGAATACCGCTGAATTCCCATTACCGGCATCAACCTTCCAGCGCTATAAATACCTGCATAAGAAGTTTAAAGTGGCCGATCCATCCCTGAGCATTGGTGATGTGCCATACATGCGGGCTGCTGAAATGTATCTTGTTGAGGCAGAGGCCCTTGCTCGGCAGGGTAAAGATGCAGAAGCAGCGACTGTATTGTATACATTAGCGGTTAACCGTGATCCAAAATATACGAAGTCGACGTTAACCGGAACTGCCTTGATCGACGAAATTATGACGCAGCGACGAATTGAACTTTGGGGAGAGGGTTTCCGATTCTACGATTTAAAACGAACGAATTCGCCATTGAATCGGAATGGAGGAAACCACAACGCTTCGTATACAAACGGGGTATTCGATGTTCCTGCCAACGATAAGCGATGGCAATTCCTGATTCCGCAGGATGAAATCAACAATACGAACGGGGTAGTCGTACAGAACCCTCAATAAGCTTCATTCCTTGAGTAAGAGTAACGCGCCTGGCTGAAATTTCGGTCAGGCGCGTTGCTATTTCAGGGTGAACTATAGCTAAGATTCCGGGACGTTCAAGCTTTTGGGGGTAAGGATTTTGCAGATTCTGGTCTTTTCACGAATGAAAATTGGCAGGAGGCAACCCGTAATGTACTTTTGTGAATTAAGCATGGCCATAATGACTTTAGAATCCCTTCGTAACCAAATCGACTCTCTCGACGATCAACTTCTGATGCTCCTTAATCAGCGTATGGAACTGGTTCGTCAGGTAGGCGAATTAAAACGTTCAACCAACGCCGTTATCTACCGGCCTGAACGCGAAAAACAGATTATCGATCGACTGCACGAGCAGAACAATGGATTGTTGAATCGCCCGGCTATTGAAGCCATATTCCTGGAAATTTTTGCCGTTTCGCGAAATCTGGAATTACCCGAACGAGTGGCTTATTTAGGCCCGGAGGGGAGTTTTACCCATCAGGCTGCTGAAAGCCGTTTTGGCGCGATGAGTACCTATCTGGCTCTGCCCAATATTCGGTCGGTATTTGAAAGTGTCGAAACGGGGCGGGTTCGGTTTGGCGTTGTGCCCATCGAAAACAATCAGGAGGGCGTTGTAGAAGAGGCCATTGATTTGTTGCTGGAAAAAGACCTGCGGATTGCTGCCGAGATTCAGATTCCCGTTCATTTTACGTTTGCCACAAAGGCCGAGAATTTGGCTGATATTACCCATATTTACTCGAAAGATATTGCCTTCGGTCAATGCAGTCGATTCCTGCATGACTATTTTGACGGGCTTAGTCCTGAGCTAGTTCCTGTCGAATCAACTTCAAAGGCGGCTAAACTGGCTTCCCAACATCCGAATGCGGCAGCTGTTTGTTCGGGCATTGCGGCAAAGTTGTTTGATGTGCCGATCCTGTTCGACAATATTGAAAACAGCGATCTGAACCGAACCCGATTCCTCATCCTGGCGAAAGATTTTGTCAATCAGCCAAGTGGGCACGATAAAACGACCCTGATTGCAAAACTACAAAACACCGATTCACCTGGCGTACTGGCCGAATTTCTACAGGAGTTTAATGCTCGTCGGATCAATCTGACAAAAATTGAAAGCCGTCCCCTGCGTGAAGGTGCTACGTTCCGCTACTGGTTTTTGCTGGAATGCGAAGGGCACGCCAACGATCCCGATTTACAGGAAATTCTGAACCACCATGCGGCCGAAGTCAAATGGCTGGGTAGCTATGTACGGGTCGCTTAGTTATTGTCATTGATAGTCATTTTTTTATGGCTGGTCGTTCATACGTATTGTACCAGTGATATGACGAGGAATGACACAGAATGGCCAGCCATGACAATTTAATGACGAATATACCTATTTCCACCAGCAAGAAATCCCGGTTGGAAGTTGTAACTTTTTCGATCTGAAATCGCTTATAACGGCATGGAATCGAACGATAAAACAGAACGAATAGTCGAAGCCCGAATGAAACTCAAACGTCGTTTTGAGGAAAAAATGGCACAGACCCCCTCCA
This window of the Spirosoma aerolatum genome carries:
- a CDS encoding RagB/SusD family nutrient uptake outer membrane protein encodes the protein MKKYIIKGVLGIAIAFSLFGCEQEFLETTPTNQVSTADAFTTTKNAWAALNGIHRIMYSQIFGVQAQGGQSGNMLYMDIMGEDLVFPNVSNSWLRDEYKWITHRTATSSIVYYNYEFYYVIIGNANMIINNIDNASGTEADKKAIKAEALTYRAWAYFQMVQLFGERFIAGAANDGLGVPLVLEAKTTPTPRAKVSEVYTQINKDIDQAISLFTGYTRTNKSHFDISVAKGIKARIALTQQDYTTAAQMAKEARTGYSLMSNSQYLEGFNDYTNPEWMWASRIVADQTNYFYSFFAYMSINYSSTAIRSTPKVMFSALYSKIRATDVRKKLWDSTGTNTAEFPLPASTFQRYKYLHKKFKVADPSLSIGDVPYMRAAEMYLVEAEALARQGKDAEAATVLYTLAVNRDPKYTKSTLTGTALIDEIMTQRRIELWGEGFRFYDLKRTNSPLNRNGGNHNASYTNGVFDVPANDKRWQFLIPQDEINNTNGVVVQNPQ
- a CDS encoding SusC/RagA family TonB-linked outer membrane protein encodes the protein MITTKKGKNNRSNLTFNASVGGISRGLPEYETVSAQEYYPLMWEVYRNSLQYGSLKIPQDVASSIASGITTTYNGRNYTGITDQLKYNPFNVPDNQLVDVNGALNPAAQLRYPEDLSWVNAIQQGGKSRQNYSISYDGGTAKSDYFVSVGYTKEQGYLLKSDFERFTGRINVNTQATKWFKTGFNLTGTYSNANTDVASDGGTSFVNPFYISRFIAPIYPVHKHDPATGAYILDENGNQIYDMGDVRPYASGRHAIWENLLNNRKQVRGIISGRTYASVNLFPGFKATSNVGLDLQDTQFRTFENPIVGDGAPAGRAGNNFYRTTAITFNQLLEYDKSFGKHNLNLLAGHENYSYKYNSFTGSRSGVIVDGITELVNFASVLGVSSFEDNYTIESFFGRANYDFDKKYILSATIRRDGNSRFYKDVRWATFGSVGAAYNLEKEKFFQVPWIDLLKVRASYGIVGNENLGDVIGYYPYQSLYTLGRNNNAEPGFTQASLPNNALTWETGKNFDLGIDFSLFRSRVSGSVEYFNRVTDGLIFNVPLALSNGGTYSDGGFKIPSNIGNLYNRGLEIQLNGDVVRTPDFKYSVTLNWTTYKNQITKMPDNQQLIISGTKGYSVGRSIYDFYMREFYGVDAETGNSLYRTNILTANGKVIGADTVTTVLSEANLRYTGYSSIPKFFGSMNHNLSYKGLSLSVLLTYQVGGKVYDGAYASLMHGGTYGTAMHKDAFRRWQKQGDITDVPRLDNGNITNLTGQSTRYLTDASFLQINNITLSYAIPTLLLNKISAKSASVYVSGENLGLFSARVGMNVTGAFNGTVDNTYNFNRVISVGARLGF
- the pheA gene encoding prephenate dehydratase; this translates as MTLESLRNQIDSLDDQLLMLLNQRMELVRQVGELKRSTNAVIYRPEREKQIIDRLHEQNNGLLNRPAIEAIFLEIFAVSRNLELPERVAYLGPEGSFTHQAAESRFGAMSTYLALPNIRSVFESVETGRVRFGVVPIENNQEGVVEEAIDLLLEKDLRIAAEIQIPVHFTFATKAENLADITHIYSKDIAFGQCSRFLHDYFDGLSPELVPVESTSKAAKLASQHPNAAAVCSGIAAKLFDVPILFDNIENSDLNRTRFLILAKDFVNQPSGHDKTTLIAKLQNTDSPGVLAEFLQEFNARRINLTKIESRPLREGATFRYWFLLECEGHANDPDLQEILNHHAAEVKWLGSYVRVA